One genomic window of Gossypium hirsutum isolate 1008001.06 chromosome D11, Gossypium_hirsutum_v2.1, whole genome shotgun sequence includes the following:
- the LOC107912479 gene encoding heavy metal-associated isoprenylated plant protein 46, giving the protein MKQKMVVKVTMKGEKSRSKALKIVVGLSGVESASLKGDDKSQIEVTGDGVDAVKLTSLLRKGVGYAELVSVSAADKKDDKKDETKLLPPFYYYQCQPVPPYGYVENYGPSCSIL; this is encoded by the exons ATGAAG cAAAAGATGGTAGTGAAGGTTACCATGAAGGGCGAGAAATCCCGCTCTAAGGCGTTGAAAATTGTAGTTGGTCTCTCAG GGGTGGAGTCGGCTTCGTTGAAAGGCGATGACAAGAGCCAAATAGAGGTAACAGGGGATGGTGTGGATGCAGTTAAGCTAACCAGTCTGCTAAGGAAGGGCGTGGGGTACGCCGAGCTGGTCAGCGTCAGTGCCGCTGATAAGAAGGATGATAAGAAAGACGAGACGAAGCTACTGCCACCCTTCTACTATTATCAGTGTCAACCGGTGCCTCCGTACGGATACGTCGAAAACTATGGACCCTCTTGCTCCATCTTGTAA
- the LOC107912477 gene encoding uncharacterized protein isoform X1, translated as MTRNSRGMQMWNLFSTAWPCSNTFFYAHRCDVDLLLDTLCTRTIQIREGSIVKALDCNAAVASRDALAKTVYARLFGLLIRLIYPWGKIQIPMCKLEFWTSMDLNALSIIDYDPLSHKHAGWEICSSRCCCTAKLNTPDGGWRIRSKGKHQIW; from the exons ATGACCAGAAACT CAAGGGGCATGCAAATGTGGAACCTCTTTTCAACAGCTTGGCCTTGCAGCAATACATTCTTTTATGCTCACAG GTGTGATGTGGACCTCTTGTTGGATACATTATGTACTCGTACCATTCAAATCCGTGAAGGAAGCATAGTTAAAGCTCTTGATTGTAATGCTGCTGTGGCTAGTCGGGATGCATTGGCAAAGACAGTTTATGCTCGATTGTTTG GCTTGTTGATAAGATTAATATATCCGTGGGGCAAGATCCAAATTCCCATGTGCAAATTGGAGTTTTGGACATCTATGGATTTGAATGCTTTAAGCATAATAG ATTATGACCCCCTCTCTCACAAGCATGCTGGCTGGGAAATATGTTCCAGTAGATGTTGCTGCACTGCTAAACTCAACACTCCAG ATGGGGGTTGGAGAATACGATCAAAGGGAAAACATCAGATATGGTGA
- the LOC107912477 gene encoding uncharacterized protein isoform X2, with amino-acid sequence MLTGMLKNFSFGRCDVDLLLDTLCTRTIQIREGSIVKALDCNAAVASRDALAKTVYARLFGLLIRLIYPWGKIQIPMCKLEFWTSMDLNALSIIDYDPLSHKHAGWEICSSRCCCTAKLNTPDGGWRIRSKGKHQIW; translated from the exons ATGCTCACAG GTATGTTAAAAAATTTCTCATTTGGAAGGTGTGATGTGGACCTCTTGTTGGATACATTATGTACTCGTACCATTCAAATCCGTGAAGGAAGCATAGTTAAAGCTCTTGATTGTAATGCTGCTGTGGCTAGTCGGGATGCATTGGCAAAGACAGTTTATGCTCGATTGTTTG GCTTGTTGATAAGATTAATATATCCGTGGGGCAAGATCCAAATTCCCATGTGCAAATTGGAGTTTTGGACATCTATGGATTTGAATGCTTTAAGCATAATAG ATTATGACCCCCTCTCTCACAAGCATGCTGGCTGGGAAATATGTTCCAGTAGATGTTGCTGCACTGCTAAACTCAACACTCCAG ATGGGGGTTGGAGAATACGATCAAAGGGAAAACATCAGATATGGTGA
- the LOC107912478 gene encoding heavy metal-associated isoprenylated plant protein 16, translating to MKQKMVLKVSMNGDKSRSKALKVAVGLSGVESASLKGDDKSQIEVTGDGVDAVKLASQLRKSVGFAELVSVSAAGGEKKEEKKDDPKPEPPFCYVSPPFNPSYHYYPSYEYVDNYGPSPPCSIM from the exons ATGAAG cAAAAGATGGTATTGAAGGTTTCCATGAATGGCGACAAATCCCGCTCCAAGGCATTGAAAGTTGCAGTTGGTCTCTCAG GGGTGGAGTCGGCTTCGTTGAAAGGCGATGACAAGAGCCAAATAGAGGTGACAGGGGATGGTGTGGATGCAGTTAAGCTAGCAAGTCAGTTAAGGAAGAGCGTGGGGTTCGCCGAGCTGGTTAGCGTCAGTGCCGCCGGTGGCGAaaagaaggaagagaagaaagacGATCCTAAGCCAGAGCCACCGTTCTGCTATGTGTCGCCGCCGTTTAATCCATCATACCATTATTATCCTTCGTACGAATATGTCGACAACTATGGCCCCTCCCCCCCTTGCTCCATCATGTAA
- the LOC107912476 gene encoding probable glycosyltransferase At5g03795 isoform X2 — translation MMISPHNDKAQHTHISSFWSSPSLNLGLILVIPSVVLLVLVSTLVPHPSTFSPLSSPWKWRYGGHRYSSIFNGSSTDSPFMEAETDKLAPNMSFSDALIDKDVDNVTSTTRVVKRSSKLEMVEAYMARARSSIKEAARVRNLTSIHQDPDYVPHGPIYRNANAFHRSYLEMEKLFKIYVYQEGEPPMFHNGPCKSIYSSEGRFIHEVEKGKFYTTQDPDEALVYFLPFSVAMLVRYLYKSESLKTDAIGRIVIDYIHVISGKYPYWNRSLGADHFMLSCHDWSIRVLCNANTSEGFIPAKDASFPEINLLKGEADIGGLPPSRRSILAFFAGHLHGYIRYLLLNEWKDKNDPDVQVYDQLPKGVSYMSKLKNSRFCLCPSGYEVASPRIVEAIYAECAPVLISDGYVAPFSDVLNWKSFSVQITVKDIPNIKRILMGISQR, via the exons ATGATGATAAGTCCTCATAATGACAAGGCTCAGCATACACACATTTCATCTTTCTGGTCGTCTCCTTCATTGAATTTGGGTTTAATCCTTGTTATACCGTCGGTCGTGCTCTTAGTTCTTGTCTCTACATTGGTTCCTCACCCTTCCACTTTTTCTCCGTTGTCTTCGCCATGGAAATGGAGATATGGCGGCCACCGGTATTCTTCCATCTTCAATGGGTCCTCCACGGATTCTCCTTTCATGGAAGCTGAAACCGATAAACTTGCCCCCAACATGTCTTTTTCAGATGCACTTATTGACAAAGACGTTGACAATGTTACATCCACGACAAGAGTTGTAAAGCGAAGCAGCAAGTTGGAGATGGTCGAAGCATATATGGCAAGAGCTCGATCCTCCATTAAAGAGGCTGCTCGAGTTCGGAACTTGACATCGATTCATCAAGATCCAGATTATGTTCCTCATGGACCAATATACAGAAATGCGAATGCTTTCCATAG GAGTTACTTAGAGATGGAGAAGCTGTTCAAGATTTATGTGTACCAGGAAGGAGAGCCACCAATGTTCCATAATGGTCCATGTAAGAGCATATATTCTTCGGAAGGAAGGTTCATTCATGAAgtggaaaagggaaaattttatACAACTCAAGATCCTGATGAGGCTTTGGTTTATTTCCTTCCATTCAGTGTTGCCATGCTGGTTCGTTATCTCTACAAGTCTGAATCCCTTAAAACGGATGCCATCGGACGGATTGTCATCGACTACATCCATGTCATTTCCGGTAAATATCCTTACTGGAACCGTAGCCTTGGTGCTGACCATTTCATGCTCTCCTGCCATGATTGG TCTATTAGAGTTTTATGTAATGCAAACACTTCAGAAGGGTTTATTCCAGCTAAAGATGCCTCATTTCCAGAAATCAATCTCTTAAAGGGTGAAGCGGATATCGGCGGTCTTCCACCCTCTCGTCGGTCCATTCTTGCCTTTTTTGCAGGTCATCTCCACGGCTACATCCGGTACCTCCTCCTGAATGAGTGGAAAGATAAAAACGACCCGGACGTCCAAGTGTACGACCAACTTCCCAAGGGAGTTTCGTACATGTCGAAGCTGAAGAACAGCAGGTTTTGCCTATGTCCTAGCGGATACGAAGTGGCGAGCCCGAGAATTGTGGAGGCCATTTATGCAGAGTGTGCTCCGGTGTTGATTTCAGACGGCTATGTGGCGCCTTTCAGTGATGTCCTAAACTGGAAGTCCTTCTCGGTTCAGATTACCGTCAAGGACATCCCCAACATAAAAAGGATATTGATGGGCATTTCTCAGAGATAA
- the LOC107912476 gene encoding probable glycosyltransferase At5g03795 isoform X1 codes for MMISPHNDKAQHTHISSFWSSPSLNLGLILVIPSVVLLVLVSTLVPHPSTFSPLSSPWKWRYGGHRYSSIFNGSSTDSPFMEAETDKLAPNMSFSDALIDKDVDNVTSTTRVVKRSSKLEMVEAYMARARSSIKEAARVRNLTSIHQDPDYVPHGPIYRNANAFHRSYLEMEKLFKIYVYQEGEPPMFHNGPCKSIYSSEGRFIHEVEKGKFYTTQDPDEALVYFLPFSVAMLVRYLYKSESLKTDAIGRIVIDYIHVISGKYPYWNRSLGADHFMLSCHDWGPLASSYVPHLFNKSIRVLCNANTSEGFIPAKDASFPEINLLKGEADIGGLPPSRRSILAFFAGHLHGYIRYLLLNEWKDKNDPDVQVYDQLPKGVSYMSKLKNSRFCLCPSGYEVASPRIVEAIYAECAPVLISDGYVAPFSDVLNWKSFSVQITVKDIPNIKRILMGISQR; via the exons ATGATGATAAGTCCTCATAATGACAAGGCTCAGCATACACACATTTCATCTTTCTGGTCGTCTCCTTCATTGAATTTGGGTTTAATCCTTGTTATACCGTCGGTCGTGCTCTTAGTTCTTGTCTCTACATTGGTTCCTCACCCTTCCACTTTTTCTCCGTTGTCTTCGCCATGGAAATGGAGATATGGCGGCCACCGGTATTCTTCCATCTTCAATGGGTCCTCCACGGATTCTCCTTTCATGGAAGCTGAAACCGATAAACTTGCCCCCAACATGTCTTTTTCAGATGCACTTATTGACAAAGACGTTGACAATGTTACATCCACGACAAGAGTTGTAAAGCGAAGCAGCAAGTTGGAGATGGTCGAAGCATATATGGCAAGAGCTCGATCCTCCATTAAAGAGGCTGCTCGAGTTCGGAACTTGACATCGATTCATCAAGATCCAGATTATGTTCCTCATGGACCAATATACAGAAATGCGAATGCTTTCCATAG GAGTTACTTAGAGATGGAGAAGCTGTTCAAGATTTATGTGTACCAGGAAGGAGAGCCACCAATGTTCCATAATGGTCCATGTAAGAGCATATATTCTTCGGAAGGAAGGTTCATTCATGAAgtggaaaagggaaaattttatACAACTCAAGATCCTGATGAGGCTTTGGTTTATTTCCTTCCATTCAGTGTTGCCATGCTGGTTCGTTATCTCTACAAGTCTGAATCCCTTAAAACGGATGCCATCGGACGGATTGTCATCGACTACATCCATGTCATTTCCGGTAAATATCCTTACTGGAACCGTAGCCTTGGTGCTGACCATTTCATGCTCTCCTGCCATGATTGG GGGCCGCTTGCATCCTCCTATGTGCCTCATTTGTTCAACAAGTCTATTAGAGTTTTATGTAATGCAAACACTTCAGAAGGGTTTATTCCAGCTAAAGATGCCTCATTTCCAGAAATCAATCTCTTAAAGGGTGAAGCGGATATCGGCGGTCTTCCACCCTCTCGTCGGTCCATTCTTGCCTTTTTTGCAGGTCATCTCCACGGCTACATCCGGTACCTCCTCCTGAATGAGTGGAAAGATAAAAACGACCCGGACGTCCAAGTGTACGACCAACTTCCCAAGGGAGTTTCGTACATGTCGAAGCTGAAGAACAGCAGGTTTTGCCTATGTCCTAGCGGATACGAAGTGGCGAGCCCGAGAATTGTGGAGGCCATTTATGCAGAGTGTGCTCCGGTGTTGATTTCAGACGGCTATGTGGCGCCTTTCAGTGATGTCCTAAACTGGAAGTCCTTCTCGGTTCAGATTACCGTCAAGGACATCCCCAACATAAAAAGGATATTGATGGGCATTTCTCAGAGATAA